The proteins below are encoded in one region of Stieleria sp. JC731:
- a CDS encoding S49 family peptidase, producing MPSPIQSHESRREWICSRFARQGTDRAGKAGTSYLIVAVILLHCCCGCVVRDRVLKHDGKVSMSGNIAGDMRLAGKMGVDGSLRTEISMAGDKRDSALRAIEVSGKKNSKSKVAILDVDGVLVDRSPGAFIGASENPVALFREKCDAVIADKTVHAMVLRINSPGGGVTATDMMAREIHRVRESRSIPIVACLMDVGAGGAYFLATQCDYIVCHPTSLVGGVGVILNVYNLEDTMGQFNILSTPIKSGQKIDAGTPERPIAIEEETMLRDIAQSFHQRFIDRIQSRRPTMANNQEQWTDGSVFAGSQCVDVGLVDEVGYIDEAIMHVCQLANIDANAPVVLYRRRQDHAYTVLDSMSDGAVMPTLFPIKVPGLDRSSMPTFLYMWQSDPSLASSL from the coding sequence ATGCCGTCACCAATCCAGTCACATGAATCACGCCGTGAATGGATTTGCTCCAGGTTTGCACGACAGGGCACAGACCGAGCGGGTAAAGCGGGAACGAGCTATTTAATCGTTGCGGTCATCCTGCTGCACTGCTGCTGTGGTTGCGTTGTCCGAGATCGTGTTTTAAAGCACGACGGCAAAGTGAGCATGTCCGGAAACATCGCCGGCGACATGCGTCTTGCCGGGAAAATGGGTGTCGATGGCAGCCTTCGGACCGAGATTTCGATGGCGGGCGACAAACGGGATAGTGCGCTTCGCGCGATCGAAGTCTCCGGTAAGAAAAACTCTAAATCCAAAGTCGCCATCCTGGATGTCGATGGCGTCCTCGTCGACCGCTCCCCGGGTGCCTTCATCGGGGCTAGCGAAAATCCCGTCGCATTGTTCCGCGAGAAATGCGATGCGGTCATCGCTGACAAAACGGTTCACGCGATGGTGCTGCGAATCAATTCACCTGGTGGAGGTGTCACGGCGACGGACATGATGGCGCGAGAAATTCATCGCGTACGCGAATCCCGATCCATTCCGATCGTCGCTTGTCTGATGGATGTCGGTGCTGGCGGAGCGTACTTTTTGGCAACGCAGTGTGACTACATCGTATGCCACCCAACAAGTTTGGTCGGCGGTGTCGGCGTGATCCTGAATGTCTACAACTTGGAAGACACGATGGGGCAATTCAACATCCTGTCGACACCGATCAAGAGTGGCCAGAAAATCGACGCCGGTACGCCTGAACGACCGATCGCGATCGAAGAAGAAACAATGCTTCGTGACATCGCACAATCGTTTCACCAACGGTTTATCGATCGCATACAAAGCCGACGACCGACCATGGCGAACAACCAAGAACAATGGACCGACGGCAGTGTCTTTGCGGGAAGCCAATGCGTCGACGTCGGCTTGGTTGATGAAGTCGGCTACATTGATGAAGCGATCATGCATGTATGCCAACTCGCCAACATCGACGCGAATGCGCCAGTCGTGCTGTATCGTCGTCGCCAGGATCATGCCTACACGGTGTTGGACAGTATGTCAGATGGCGCAGTCATGCCAACCTTGTTCCCAATCAAAGTTCCGGGACTCGATCGAAGTTCGATGCCAACATTCTTGTACATGTGGCAATCGGATCCTTCATTGGCATCTTCGCTGTAG
- a CDS encoding ABC transporter permease, producing the protein MSSFPTWCGKTNPLTMPEKMHFHTLVFRNLSRRFARTLLTLIALSVAVASVVALRGIAAGFTQSFADIYRSHSVDVVVSRQGTADRLSSSVAEEFIGRIADLDGVDRSAGVLLETLSLEDQQVFGIPTMGIESGSWLREDYQWVESVEINDATTKRLSLGSNLASRVGLSAGDTAMIFEEPYVVAGIFKSQSVWENGSMIIPLKQLQALTDRSGQVTYINVVLDPKLSSSQASDVVAAIENLDDRLNALPTEEFVGSDTRMKLASAMAWMTSVIALAIGAIGTLNTMMTSVLERTREIGVLRAVGWTRFRIIRMILAESCVLALVASAVGCGLAYITCAGLSRHPAASGVLAPAIGPSTILEGVLLAVAIGLAGAIFPAFRAASVSPTLALGAAD; encoded by the coding sequence TTGTCATCCTTCCCAACCTGGTGTGGCAAGACCAATCCGCTGACAATGCCAGAAAAAATGCATTTTCACACGCTTGTGTTTCGAAATTTGTCACGCCGGTTCGCTCGAACTCTGCTGACACTGATTGCACTTTCGGTTGCCGTCGCTTCCGTTGTTGCATTGCGAGGAATCGCTGCGGGGTTCACACAGTCGTTTGCGGACATCTATCGATCGCATTCGGTCGATGTCGTTGTTTCACGTCAGGGCACGGCAGATCGACTGAGCAGCAGCGTTGCTGAAGAGTTCATTGGACGCATCGCTGATCTGGACGGTGTTGATCGATCCGCGGGAGTTTTGTTGGAAACGCTCTCTCTGGAAGACCAGCAGGTGTTCGGCATTCCAACGATGGGGATCGAATCAGGCAGCTGGTTGCGCGAAGACTATCAGTGGGTGGAATCCGTCGAGATCAATGATGCGACGACCAAACGACTTTCGTTGGGATCCAACTTGGCCAGCCGAGTCGGCTTGTCCGCCGGTGACACGGCGATGATCTTTGAAGAGCCATATGTTGTCGCTGGCATCTTCAAGAGTCAGAGCGTTTGGGAAAACGGTTCGATGATCATTCCACTAAAGCAGCTACAAGCGTTGACCGATCGAAGCGGCCAAGTCACCTACATCAATGTCGTTTTGGATCCAAAGTTATCGTCAAGCCAAGCGAGCGATGTCGTCGCCGCGATCGAGAATCTTGATGATCGTCTGAACGCATTGCCAACCGAGGAGTTTGTCGGAAGCGATACTCGGATGAAACTTGCATCGGCAATGGCATGGATGACTTCGGTGATCGCATTGGCGATCGGGGCTATCGGGACGCTCAATACGATGATGACCAGTGTGTTGGAGCGAACACGAGAAATCGGCGTGCTGCGAGCGGTAGGATGGACTCGCTTTCGCATCATTCGGATGATCTTGGCCGAATCCTGTGTGCTGGCATTGGTGGCGTCAGCAGTCGGTTGCGGGCTCGCCTACATCACCTGTGCTGGGCTGAGCCGTCATCCTGCGGCAAGCGGAGTCTTAGCACCCGCGATTGGCCCGAGCACGATCCTCGAAGGCGTGCTGTTAGCGGTCGCGATCGGTTTGGCTGGCGCGATTTTTCCTGCTTTCCGAGCCGCATCGGTTTCGCCAACCTTGGCGCTTGGTGCAGCGGACTAG
- a CDS encoding type I polyketide synthase, with protein sequence MGDVYQPIAIIGLGCRFPGGCDSPEQYWDLLSGGREAISMTPADRWSLEKFYCGGRARPGKTQSRWGGYVRDIDRFDPELFRISPREASAMDPQQRMLLETAYRAAEDAGVPITKLAGRNVSVHVGISSIDYSVAALSAQDRAVIGPYSNTGGSSSIAANRISYCFDLRGESLAIDTACSSSLIAVHLACESLQDSENELAFAGGVNALLLPDFYVAFSQLGVLSPDGRCKTFDASANGYVRSEGAGMVLLKRLEDAVKDGDQIYAVIRGSATNQDGRTEGLTVPSGEAQASLIRKTMQRAGIDAADVSYVEAHGTGTSVGDPIEAFAIGSCYGDSSGTPCTIGSVKTNIGHLEAGAGIASVIKVALAIKQQTIPAHLNFATPNPAIDFDGLGLTVPKQTQQWQYEGIKAAGINGFGYGGANAHLILSEPTSIEVVQNGEVPAVASVNSSTASDYHCLPISGHSTGALTETAGRWASYLATGDASLESVVSTAWNRRTHHAFRAAAVAQDRDGLIAQLRQIETDPDGAVVEVNRSLNHSAVPKVAFVCSGQGPQWWAMGRQMLQICKPFSDVIDQCDREFAKHVDWSLRTELLRSEDQSRMQQTSIAQPALYAIQIALAAVWEDAGVRPDLVVGHSVGEIAAAYLSGALSFADAATVAVHRGRTMDLATSRGAMIAVGLSEKEVQPYLLGKEDQISIAAINGPTSLTLSGCKLAVEELASQLDQSNVFCRQLKVEYAFHSPLVDPVRDELLQSLAAIKPVENRCPMISTVTGRLIQGSKLDANYWWDNVRQPVYFADAMETMVDAGIQFAIELGPHPVLAYAIDECYAAHNATCVTVPSLNRKEDDLKQFAKSKGELFKAGFPASLFPGSLAGESSRPFHTTKLPSLAMVPRRLWLESVESRSMRTGDHWDAVLGNRCDDRLPTWQLRIDFEHQTILADHKVGQSCVLPAAALLRLCVAVGQQVHPDLLCTIANFQMEGACLLSSDQPQRLQTQYDPDRRRITISRSDVEQHEWHVIATADLCVSLIETKERPQSADLLRQSLPETISAEHLYNHCENLGLKYDHAFRGVVDATREDRHAIAKIKLPREREPGDQNDVFSVEASLLDCCFHAMVIADPAFDDPSGGLYLPSKIASVDVFSRIESDLVAVARIRSKNQYRMVADLAIYNAAGRRIASVHGFESVRVSGTEHGDSTSELLYRYCWKPAEKGDSENYLVGRKWLLFSDLSGLASQIVDQLPADDRVITVQHGTAFKRLGDDAFIIDPEDRNHFDRLLADVGEDVTDVVYFWGVDVPENAELDSNVLEKSTVLTSLAPLHLSAAWQQALDGGEQSSGARLTVITNGAQPTDQNTDSIVVAAGPLIGMTRVIASEVSRLTTRLVDLDLSSKRYREDLVDELICRTDREDEVMYRDSIRWVRRFEPAGKLPLRPESLARQRSKLQRGDSASIDQLHYRSDKQVDLAADELEIEVAAAGLNFSDVMKALDLYPGLPDGPPILGAECSGRVIRIGSEVGDFKVGDEVIAVAPGSFATHVQVKQDLVAAKPTRLSHAEAAALPIAFLTAEYALNDLARIRAGEKVLIHSASGGVGLAGMQLANLCGARIFATAGTDEKRDHVLKQGAEMVMDSRSLQFARQIQEKTRGDGVDVILNSLPGEAIRQGLSVLSIGGRFLEIGKRDIYSDAPLGMLPLRNNLSFLAIDLDQLIRHQPKRLGAMLRSLVDRFESGELQPLPIKVFEADETDQAFRFMQQAKHIGKVVIDYQAEPSRVFAKPGNTVSFKSDRTYWIAGGMGGFGLRVAQWLAENGAKHLVLGGRSQSLNPDVRRQVAEIESKYGVKVTHKPVDLSDAKALRLVAQEISSQMPPLAGVFHTAMVLEDRLLADLDRPTLERVLRPKVQGGWNLHEIASEYELDYFVLFSSLSSVFGHAGQANYSAANAFLDSLAHHRRFIGMHGVAINWGHVGEVGYLAARDELSQRLERQGVMTFSADEAMSCLQHALAEDVTDQSVLRMDWTKWRGLGLTGDVSLRFSHLLQGKADGLKNLNRLATIDEIREADPGDRQSLIEAVIGNKAAILLGIAAEELPWDRPLLNLGLDSLMAVEMRNWIESRLQIDMPIADLMRAEGLNDLALKALTAFNGGVDEVPSSETTTQELLDQLPSMSDESVDELLAKMLSESEGGLGGG encoded by the coding sequence GTGGGCGACGTCTATCAACCTATTGCAATTATTGGACTTGGCTGCCGTTTTCCCGGTGGATGTGATAGCCCGGAACAATATTGGGACTTGTTAAGCGGTGGTCGAGAAGCGATCAGCATGACGCCCGCGGATCGCTGGTCACTTGAAAAGTTTTATTGCGGAGGACGCGCCCGGCCCGGGAAGACCCAGAGCCGTTGGGGGGGCTACGTCCGGGACATCGACCGTTTCGATCCGGAACTGTTTCGAATTTCACCACGCGAAGCCTCGGCAATGGATCCGCAGCAACGGATGTTGTTGGAAACAGCTTATCGGGCTGCCGAAGATGCTGGCGTTCCGATAACCAAACTGGCTGGTCGCAATGTCTCAGTTCACGTCGGGATCAGCAGCATCGATTATTCGGTCGCCGCGCTGAGCGCACAAGATCGCGCCGTGATCGGCCCGTATAGCAATACAGGCGGCAGCAGCAGTATCGCCGCGAACCGAATCTCTTACTGCTTTGATTTGCGCGGCGAAAGTCTTGCGATCGACACGGCATGTTCGTCATCCTTGATTGCCGTTCACCTCGCCTGCGAAAGCTTGCAAGACTCCGAAAATGAACTGGCATTCGCCGGGGGCGTCAACGCGCTATTGTTGCCAGACTTTTATGTCGCCTTCAGCCAATTGGGTGTCTTGTCACCTGATGGGCGTTGTAAAACCTTCGACGCATCGGCCAATGGCTATGTGCGTAGCGAAGGAGCCGGAATGGTATTGCTAAAGCGGCTTGAGGATGCGGTCAAAGACGGTGATCAGATCTATGCCGTGATTCGTGGCTCGGCCACCAATCAAGATGGGCGTACCGAAGGCCTGACCGTTCCCAGCGGCGAAGCTCAAGCCTCGCTGATCCGCAAGACCATGCAACGCGCCGGTATCGATGCGGCGGACGTCAGCTATGTCGAAGCCCACGGAACTGGGACTTCCGTCGGGGATCCGATCGAAGCCTTTGCAATCGGCAGTTGCTATGGTGACTCCAGCGGGACGCCTTGCACGATTGGCAGCGTTAAAACGAACATCGGTCACTTGGAAGCCGGAGCCGGAATTGCCAGCGTGATCAAGGTCGCATTGGCGATCAAGCAACAAACGATTCCTGCCCATTTGAACTTCGCGACACCCAACCCCGCGATCGACTTTGATGGGCTGGGGCTGACGGTCCCAAAGCAGACGCAGCAATGGCAATATGAAGGTATAAAAGCTGCCGGTATCAACGGCTTCGGCTATGGCGGCGCGAACGCCCATTTGATTCTTAGCGAACCGACTTCAATCGAAGTTGTTCAAAATGGCGAAGTCCCTGCGGTTGCCAGCGTTAATAGTTCGACAGCGAGTGACTACCACTGTTTGCCGATATCCGGACACAGCACCGGCGCGCTGACTGAGACTGCAGGTCGTTGGGCAAGCTATCTTGCAACGGGTGATGCATCTCTTGAATCAGTCGTCTCAACTGCATGGAACCGACGAACGCATCATGCGTTTCGAGCTGCCGCGGTGGCTCAAGATCGTGATGGTCTGATCGCACAATTGCGACAGATTGAAACTGATCCCGACGGTGCAGTCGTCGAGGTCAACCGATCGCTGAATCATTCTGCGGTGCCCAAGGTTGCCTTCGTCTGCAGCGGTCAAGGGCCGCAGTGGTGGGCGATGGGTCGGCAGATGCTGCAGATTTGCAAACCATTTTCCGATGTCATCGATCAGTGCGACCGAGAATTCGCAAAGCATGTTGATTGGTCACTCCGCACGGAATTGTTGCGTTCAGAAGATCAATCTCGGATGCAGCAAACTTCGATCGCCCAACCTGCGCTGTATGCGATTCAGATCGCACTCGCAGCGGTCTGGGAAGACGCCGGTGTGAGACCTGATCTTGTTGTCGGACACAGTGTTGGTGAAATCGCGGCCGCGTATTTATCAGGGGCTTTATCGTTTGCCGATGCGGCCACGGTGGCCGTCCACCGTGGCCGAACGATGGATCTTGCGACCAGTCGCGGGGCAATGATTGCGGTCGGACTAAGCGAAAAAGAAGTGCAGCCGTATCTGTTGGGAAAAGAGGATCAGATTTCAATCGCGGCAATCAACGGTCCGACATCGTTGACGCTTTCGGGATGCAAACTTGCGGTCGAAGAATTGGCGTCGCAGCTTGATCAAAGCAATGTGTTCTGCCGTCAACTGAAGGTCGAATATGCCTTTCACAGTCCGCTTGTCGACCCTGTTCGAGATGAACTGTTACAGTCACTTGCTGCAATTAAGCCGGTTGAAAATCGCTGTCCTATGATCAGCACCGTTACCGGACGGCTGATCCAAGGCAGCAAACTTGATGCGAATTACTGGTGGGACAACGTTCGCCAGCCCGTCTATTTTGCTGACGCGATGGAGACAATGGTCGACGCGGGCATTCAGTTTGCCATCGAGCTTGGGCCGCACCCGGTCCTCGCCTACGCGATCGACGAATGTTACGCAGCACACAATGCGACTTGCGTGACCGTCCCATCGCTTAATCGAAAAGAAGACGACTTAAAACAATTTGCCAAGTCCAAAGGAGAGCTCTTTAAAGCCGGGTTCCCTGCTAGCCTCTTCCCTGGCAGCCTCGCCGGCGAATCCAGTCGTCCATTCCATACGACAAAGCTGCCTTCGCTAGCGATGGTGCCTCGACGATTGTGGTTGGAGTCTGTGGAATCGCGTTCGATGCGAACAGGAGACCATTGGGACGCCGTTCTCGGAAACCGCTGCGATGATCGGCTTCCGACATGGCAGTTGCGAATCGACTTTGAACATCAAACGATCCTCGCCGATCACAAGGTTGGTCAGTCGTGTGTGCTTCCAGCCGCCGCCCTGTTGCGTCTTTGTGTGGCTGTCGGGCAACAAGTTCACCCAGATCTGCTATGCACCATCGCGAACTTTCAGATGGAAGGTGCGTGTCTGTTGTCGAGCGATCAGCCGCAGCGATTACAGACACAGTATGATCCTGACCGTCGGCGGATCACGATCTCTCGAAGCGATGTTGAACAACACGAATGGCATGTCATCGCGACGGCGGACTTGTGCGTCTCGTTGATCGAAACGAAAGAGCGGCCGCAGTCGGCGGACTTGTTGCGTCAGTCGTTGCCCGAGACGATTTCCGCCGAACACCTTTACAATCACTGTGAAAACCTGGGTTTGAAATACGATCACGCATTTCGCGGCGTGGTCGACGCGACCCGAGAAGACCGACACGCGATCGCGAAAATTAAGTTGCCTCGCGAACGAGAACCCGGCGATCAAAACGATGTCTTTTCGGTCGAGGCTTCGCTGCTTGACTGCTGTTTTCACGCGATGGTCATTGCCGACCCCGCCTTTGACGACCCGTCAGGCGGACTGTATCTGCCCAGCAAGATTGCTTCAGTTGATGTCTTTTCACGAATCGAATCTGACTTGGTCGCGGTTGCTCGTATTCGAAGCAAAAATCAATACCGAATGGTGGCAGACCTCGCGATCTACAACGCTGCGGGACGTCGGATCGCCAGTGTCCATGGTTTTGAAAGTGTCCGCGTTTCGGGGACAGAGCACGGTGATTCGACAAGCGAATTGTTGTATCGATATTGCTGGAAGCCGGCCGAGAAAGGCGACTCAGAAAACTACTTGGTCGGACGCAAGTGGCTGCTGTTTTCTGACCTAAGTGGGTTGGCAAGTCAGATCGTCGATCAGTTACCAGCAGATGATCGAGTCATTACGGTGCAGCACGGTACGGCCTTCAAAAGGCTGGGTGACGACGCATTCATCATCGACCCCGAAGATCGAAATCACTTTGACCGGCTGCTGGCCGATGTCGGTGAAGACGTGACCGATGTGGTTTACTTTTGGGGCGTTGATGTCCCTGAGAACGCCGAACTTGATTCCAACGTGCTGGAAAAGTCCACGGTACTAACCTCGTTGGCTCCACTGCACCTTTCCGCCGCTTGGCAGCAAGCACTCGATGGTGGGGAACAAAGCTCAGGGGCTCGATTGACCGTCATCACCAACGGAGCTCAGCCAACCGATCAAAACACAGACTCGATCGTTGTCGCGGCAGGGCCTTTGATTGGTATGACGCGTGTGATCGCCAGCGAGGTCTCGCGACTGACAACGCGTCTGGTCGATCTAGATCTATCTTCGAAACGCTACCGAGAAGATTTAGTTGATGAACTGATTTGTCGAACCGACCGCGAAGACGAAGTGATGTACCGTGACTCGATTCGGTGGGTGCGACGTTTCGAACCTGCTGGCAAGCTTCCGTTACGACCGGAAAGTCTCGCTCGTCAGCGCAGCAAATTACAACGTGGCGATTCTGCATCGATCGATCAATTGCACTATCGATCTGATAAGCAAGTTGATCTGGCGGCTGACGAACTTGAAATCGAAGTCGCCGCGGCGGGATTAAATTTCAGTGACGTGATGAAGGCACTCGATCTGTATCCGGGGCTACCGGACGGACCGCCTATCCTGGGCGCCGAATGCAGTGGACGCGTCATTCGCATCGGATCGGAGGTCGGCGATTTTAAGGTCGGCGATGAAGTGATCGCTGTCGCTCCCGGTTCGTTCGCGACCCATGTCCAAGTGAAGCAAGATCTGGTTGCAGCCAAGCCGACTCGGCTATCCCACGCCGAGGCTGCTGCATTGCCGATCGCGTTTTTGACCGCCGAGTACGCACTGAATGATCTTGCCCGAATCAGGGCCGGCGAAAAGGTTTTGATTCATTCCGCTAGCGGTGGGGTCGGCTTGGCGGGCATGCAATTGGCAAATTTGTGTGGGGCAAGGATTTTTGCGACCGCCGGTACGGATGAGAAACGGGACCATGTGCTCAAACAAGGTGCCGAGATGGTGATGGATTCGCGTTCGCTTCAATTTGCCCGACAGATTCAGGAAAAGACGCGTGGCGACGGCGTCGACGTCATCTTGAATTCCTTGCCGGGAGAAGCGATTCGTCAGGGCTTGTCGGTCCTGTCGATCGGCGGACGATTCCTAGAGATCGGCAAACGAGACATTTATTCCGATGCGCCGCTCGGAATGCTTCCACTTCGCAACAACCTGTCGTTCCTGGCGATCGATCTGGATCAGTTGATCCGGCATCAACCGAAACGACTGGGAGCGATGTTGCGGAGCTTGGTAGATCGCTTCGAAAGCGGCGAACTGCAGCCGTTGCCCATAAAAGTGTTCGAAGCGGACGAGACCGACCAAGCGTTCCGGTTCATGCAGCAAGCGAAGCATATCGGGAAGGTTGTCATCGATTACCAAGCGGAGCCATCACGTGTCTTTGCTAAACCGGGCAATACGGTGTCTTTCAAATCGGATCGCACCTATTGGATCGCCGGTGGGATGGGCGGATTTGGGCTACGAGTCGCACAGTGGCTAGCCGAGAATGGTGCGAAACATCTGGTGCTTGGCGGTCGCAGTCAATCGTTGAACCCAGATGTACGACGACAAGTCGCTGAGATCGAATCGAAATATGGCGTGAAAGTCACGCACAAGCCCGTCGACCTGTCAGACGCGAAAGCATTGCGGTTGGTCGCTCAAGAAATCAGCAGCCAAATGCCACCACTCGCTGGTGTTTTTCATACCGCGATGGTTTTGGAAGACCGACTGTTGGCAGACTTAGATCGACCAACTCTGGAACGTGTTTTACGTCCCAAGGTTCAAGGTGGTTGGAACCTGCACGAGATCGCAAGCGAATACGAACTTGACTACTTCGTTTTGTTTTCGTCGCTTTCAAGTGTGTTCGGCCATGCAGGGCAAGCGAACTACTCAGCCGCAAATGCATTTCTAGATTCGCTGGCACACCACCGGCGGTTTATTGGGATGCACGGTGTCGCAATCAATTGGGGGCACGTCGGCGAAGTTGGCTATCTTGCGGCGCGCGACGAACTCAGTCAACGCTTGGAACGACAGGGGGTGATGACTTTCTCTGCAGATGAGGCGATGTCTTGTTTGCAACATGCCCTGGCAGAAGATGTGACGGATCAAAGCGTCTTGCGAATGGATTGGACAAAGTGGCGTGGCCTCGGTTTGACCGGCGACGTTTCGCTTCGATTTTCACATCTATTGCAAGGCAAAGCCGATGGCCTCAAAAACCTTAACCGTCTGGCAACCATCGATGAGATTCGTGAAGCTGATCCAGGTGACCGACAAAGCCTGATCGAAGCGGTAATTGGCAACAAGGCGGCGATCTTATTGGGGATCGCAGCCGAAGAATTGCCCTGGGACCGGCCGCTATTGAACTTGGGTCTGGATTCGCTAATGGCGGTGGAAATGCGAAATTGGATCGAAAGTCGGCTGCAAATTGATATGCCGATTGCCGATTTGATGCGGGCCGAAGGTTTGAATGACCTGGCGCTAAAAGCGCTAACTGCGTTCAATGGTGGCGTCGATGAAGTACCTTCGTCGGAAACGACAACACAGGAATTGCTCGATCAGCTACCGTCGATGAGTGACGAATCGGTTGACGAACTTTTGGCGAAGATGCTTAGCGAATCCGAAGGTGGGCTCGGCGGTGGTTGA